One genomic segment of Gemmatimonadota bacterium includes these proteins:
- a CDS encoding UDP-N-acetylmuramoyl-tripeptide--D-alanyl-D-alanine ligase codes for MTASTIRPVGTSAFWTLQRLAQALGDGPSDARAIAGITTDTRKVQPGECFVALVGETFDGHDYLAEAVAAGAAALVVNDARRAARLGVPVFEVPDTLIALGMLGRYRRLAWSRPVIAVGGSNGKTSTKELLKAVLGSRFTVHATTGNLNNRIGVPLTLLALDDAADVAVIEAGTNIPGEIAILRDIILPDLAVVTTVQEEHLEGLGDLAGVMAEELSLTEDVDVAVVPASEPDVVAGTSARALRVVAAGLRGPHGLHADGRGWMEMDGVRLESPLRGAHNLRNLALALAVGEEFGLTAAQMAEGLAQLTLPPMRSAIGPLGQALLINDAYNANPGSARAAITLLADVGQGRQRVAILGTMRELGAHAPAKHLEVAEAALAAGHDLVCGIGDFAAALERIAPGDPRVLTAGDVDDLWPALQPRLQRDAAILLKASRGVKLERIVPLLTHWATG; via the coding sequence ACACGCGGAAGGTCCAGCCCGGCGAGTGCTTCGTGGCGCTCGTCGGCGAGACCTTCGACGGCCACGACTATCTCGCCGAGGCGGTCGCGGCGGGCGCCGCGGCACTCGTCGTGAACGATGCGCGCCGCGCGGCGCGGCTCGGCGTGCCGGTCTTCGAGGTCCCCGACACGCTCATCGCGCTCGGCATGCTCGGCCGCTACCGCCGCCTCGCCTGGAGCCGTCCGGTGATCGCCGTCGGCGGCTCGAACGGCAAGACGAGCACGAAGGAGCTGCTCAAGGCGGTGCTCGGCAGCCGCTTCACCGTGCATGCGACCACCGGCAACCTCAACAACCGCATCGGCGTCCCGCTCACGCTCCTCGCGCTCGACGATGCCGCCGACGTCGCGGTGATCGAGGCGGGGACCAACATCCCCGGCGAGATCGCGATCCTGCGCGACATCATCCTCCCCGACCTCGCGGTGGTCACCACCGTGCAGGAGGAGCACCTCGAGGGCCTCGGCGACCTCGCGGGCGTGATGGCGGAGGAGCTCTCGCTCACCGAGGACGTGGACGTGGCGGTGGTGCCGGCGAGCGAACCCGACGTGGTGGCGGGCACCTCGGCGCGGGCGCTCCGCGTGGTCGCGGCCGGGCTGCGCGGTCCCCACGGGTTGCACGCCGACGGCCGTGGCTGGATGGAGATGGACGGCGTGCGTCTCGAGAGCCCGCTCCGCGGGGCGCACAATCTCCGCAACCTCGCGCTCGCCCTCGCCGTGGGCGAGGAGTTCGGCCTCACCGCGGCGCAGATGGCCGAGGGGCTCGCGCAGCTCACGCTCCCGCCCATGCGGAGCGCCATCGGGCCGCTCGGGCAGGCGCTGCTCATCAACGACGCCTACAACGCCAATCCCGGCTCGGCGCGCGCGGCGATCACGCTCCTCGCCGACGTGGGGCAGGGGCGCCAGCGAGTCGCGATCCTCGGCACGATGCGCGAGCTGGGGGCGCATGCACCGGCGAAGCATCTCGAGGTGGCCGAGGCGGCGCTCGCCGCCGGACACGATTTGGTCTGCGGCATCGGGGACTTCGCCGCCGCCCTCGAACGTATCGCGCCGGGTGACCCGCGCGTCCTCACCGCAGGCGACGTCGATGACCTCTGGCCCGCGCTGCAGCCGCGCCTCCAGCGCGACGCGGCGATCCTCCTCAAGGCGTCGCGCGGCGTGAAGCTCGAACGGATCGTCCCCCTCCTCACCCATTGGGCCACCGGCTGA
- a CDS encoding phospho-N-acetylmuramoyl-pentapeptide-transferase: MLYEFLLPLQDQVSGLNIFRYISFRSAGAAITAILFCFVVGPMFIRWLQGMQVHQVVRAGTPDSHAGKGKTPTMGGIIILAAVTCSTLLWMRFDSRYVWLALIVTLLMGAIGFLDDYLKLKQKREGKRNDGLVERYKLAGQVTIGLALGLFIWQFPLNTLPGASTTLPFYKYTLIIPTIPLLYLPFVTFVMTGTSNAVNLTDGLDGLASGLMAIAMLTMAVFAYVMGRFDASEYLQIYYLRGAGELTIFCSAVFGAAVGFLWYNAHPAQVFMGDTGSLALGGALGAVAILLKSEFLVLIVGGVFVAETMSVIIQRSVFKFRKRRHGEEYAKANRVFLRAPIHHHFELKGWPETQVVIRFWILGAACAFLALSTLKIR, from the coding sequence ATGCTGTACGAGTTCCTCCTCCCCCTGCAGGACCAGGTGAGCGGGCTCAACATCTTCCGCTACATCTCGTTCCGCTCGGCCGGTGCGGCGATCACGGCGATCCTGTTCTGCTTCGTCGTGGGGCCGATGTTCATCCGCTGGCTCCAGGGGATGCAGGTGCACCAGGTGGTGCGCGCCGGCACGCCCGACTCGCACGCGGGGAAGGGGAAGACGCCGACGATGGGCGGGATCATCATCCTCGCCGCCGTGACCTGCTCGACGCTGCTCTGGATGCGCTTCGACAGCCGCTACGTCTGGCTCGCCCTCATCGTCACGCTGCTCATGGGCGCGATCGGGTTCCTCGATGACTACCTCAAGCTCAAGCAGAAGCGCGAGGGGAAGCGCAACGACGGCCTCGTGGAGCGCTACAAGCTCGCCGGGCAGGTGACGATCGGGCTCGCGCTCGGCCTCTTCATCTGGCAGTTCCCGCTCAACACGCTCCCCGGGGCGAGCACCACGCTCCCGTTCTACAAGTACACGCTCATCATCCCCACCATCCCGCTGCTCTACCTGCCCTTCGTCACCTTCGTGATGACCGGCACGAGCAACGCGGTCAACCTCACCGACGGGCTGGACGGGCTCGCGTCGGGGCTGATGGCGATCGCGATGCTCACCATGGCGGTCTTCGCCTACGTGATGGGGCGCTTCGACGCCTCGGAGTACCTGCAGATCTACTACCTGCGTGGCGCGGGCGAGCTGACGATCTTCTGCTCGGCGGTGTTCGGCGCGGCGGTCGGGTTCCTCTGGTACAACGCGCACCCGGCGCAGGTCTTCATGGGCGACACCGGTTCGCTCGCCCTCGGCGGCGCCCTCGGCGCGGTGGCGATCCTGCTCAAGAGCGAGTTCCTCGTGCTCATCGTCGGCGGCGTCTTCGTCGCCGAGACGATGAGCGTCATCATCCAGCGCAGCGTGTTCAAGTTCCGCAAGCGGCGTCATGGCGAGGAGTACGCCAAGGCCAATCGCGTCTTCCTGCGCGCGCCCATCCACCACCACTTCGAGCTGAAGGGCTGGCCGGAGACGCAGGTGGTGATCCGGTTCTGGATCCTCGGCGCGGCCTGCGCCTTCCTCGCGCTCTCCACGCTCAAGATCCGATGA